A region from the Benincasa hispida cultivar B227 chromosome 8, ASM972705v1, whole genome shotgun sequence genome encodes:
- the LOC120084072 gene encoding uncharacterized protein LOC120084072 — MPILLQFHSPSNSSSQSLIPPAMAPALPTSANFNNNRLMSGKLEFVDSTYFPDNGEYAEKEKQISVDPISLRESSAREDIIVDPLTAPDVADLHLPPPLPPTQFKFLSYSLPNSVNSSPRFGLMKKKGKIENQVSLLKVSNSTKLNSPVQDLGIALQEDTQFRRSKSCGEGRASAPGDDLDLWLNKAKFPETKSYNDDFSKTESNKKLEASDDGFNCGALCLFLPGFSKGKSIKSIRKEEETEIEKARISKTEIGSVISRTVSMEKFECGSWASSVLPNDNGEDEASNSLFYDLPLELIRNSVDANTPVNAAFIFDKDQKGVTKNNSSSKLVRKSHESLSHCARFSASSPSSGPSSPGSCITPRLRKAREEFNAFLEAQSSA, encoded by the coding sequence ATGCCGATTCTCCTCCAATTCCATTCACCTTCAAATTCTTCCTCTCAGTCACTGATTCCTCCGGCAATGGCACCAGCACTGCCAACGTCGGCCAACTTCAACAACAATCGATTGATGTCCGGGAAGCTCGAGTTCGTCGATTCAACATATTTTCCCGATAATGGTGAATATgcagaaaaggaaaaacagaTATCGGTAGATCCAATATCATTGAGAGAATCATCAGCAAGAGAGGACATAATCGTCGATCCTCTCACGGCTCCCGACGTTGCCGATCTTCACCTGCCGCCGCCGCTACCTCCGAcgcaattcaaatttttaagcTACAGTCTACCAAATTCCGTCAATTCCTCTCCCCGATTCGgtttaatgaaaaagaaaggaaaaatcgaaAATCAAGTATCGTTACTTAAAGTCTCCAATTCGACGAAACTCAATTCGCCGGTTCAGGATTTAGGGATTGCTCTGCAAGAGGATACTCAATTTCGAAGGAGCAAATCGTGTGGCGAAGGCAGAGCAAGTGCTCCAGGCGACGATTTGGATCTGTGGTTAAACAAAGCTAAATTTCCAGAAACGAAAAGTTACAACGATGATTTCTCGAAGACTGAATCGAACAAGAAATTAGAGGCTTCCGATGACGGATTTAACTGCGGAGCACTCTGTTTGTTCTTACCGGGATTCAGCAAAGGGAAATCCATTAAGTCAAttagaaaggaagaagaaacagAGATAGAAAAAGCGAGGATATCGAAGACTGAGATTGGAAGTGTGATATCAAGGACAGTTTCAATGGAGAAATTCGAATGTGGATCATGGGCTTCCTCTGTTTTGCCAAACGATAATGGTGAAGATGAAGCCAGTAACAGCCTTTTCTATGATCTGCCATTGGAGTTAATTAGAAATAGTGTGGATGCAAACACACCAGTAAATGCAGCTTTCATCTTTGATAAAGATCAGAAGGGAGTTACAAAGAACAATTCATCGTCAAAATTAGTTCGAAAATCGCACGAATCGCTGTCTCATTGTGCTCGATTTTCGGCATCGTCTCCTTCTTCGGGACCATCCTCACCAGGTTCTTGCATTACTCCTAGATTGCGTAAGGCAAGAGAGGAGTTCAACGCCTTCCTTGAAGCCCAAAGTAGTGCTTAA
- the LOC120083832 gene encoding peroxidase 7, with protein MKWGVLLVLILASAAVSSADKDFEDDGEEYSSLEIPQLQEFSAFGDFLSYGFYHKTCPGVDGIIHRILKQWYDKDNTIAASLLRLHFHDCVVRGCDGSILLDYEGSERRAPASKTLRGFEVIDDIKAKLEKKCPKTVSCADILTAAAREATVLIGGPYWMVPYGRRDGVESIAKETELVPMGIEDITSLIELYQSLGLNVLDLVVLSGAHTIGRATCGVIQNRLYNYSATGKPDPSLSPKYLNFLRRKCRWASDYVDLDATTPNKFDNAYYSNLPKKMGLLSSDSALYTDPRTSPIVKALAYQPSIFRHQFAVSMAKLGNVQVLTDLFEGEIRTKCSCRNSP; from the exons atgaaatggggTGTTCTTCTTGTCCTCATTCTGGCCTCCGCCGCCGTGTCGTCGGCCGACAAAGATTTTGAGGACGATGGAGAGGAATACTCGAGCCTTGAGATTCCGCAGTTGCAGGAGTTTTCAGCTTTTGGGGACTTTCTTTCTTATGGGTTCTACCATAAAACTTGTCCCGGCGTCGACGGCATCATTCACCGTATACTCAAGCAGTGGTACGATAAAGATAACACCATTGCCGCCAGTCTCTTGAGATTGCACTTCCATGACTGCGTCGTCAGG GGCTGCGATGGTTCTATTCTTCTAGATTACGAGGGAAGCGAGAGGAGGGCTCCGGCGAGCAAGACACTTAGAGGTTTCGAAGTGATCGACGATATCAAAGCCAAGTTAGAGAAAAAGTGCCCTAAAACAGTTTCTTGCGCAGATATTTTAACCGCCGCTGCGAGAGAAGCCACCGTCCTCATCGGCGGCCCATATTGGATGGTACCTTATGGAAGAAGAGACGGTGTGGAGTCCATTGCCAAAGAAACTGAATTAGTGCCCATGGGTATTGAAGACATCACTTCTCTCATTGAACTATACCAATCTCTTGGCTTGAATGTCCTAGATTTGGTCGTTCTTTCAG GGGCACACACGATTGGAAGGGCAACATGTGGAGTGATACAAAACAGGCTTTACAATTACAGTGCAACGGGAAAACCAGACCCATCGTTGAGCCCAAAATACTTAAACTTCTTGAGAAGAAAATGCCGATGGGCGTCGGACTACGTGGACCTTGACGCTACAACGCCCAACAAATTCGACAACGCCTACTACTCTAATCTCCCAAAAAAGATGGGTCTTTTGTCCTCTGATTCAGCTCTCTACACCGATCCAAGAACTTCCCCCATTGTTAAAGCTTTGGCCTATCAGCCCTCCATTTTCCGCCATCAATTTGCTGTCTCCATGGCTAAACTTGGGAACGTTCAAGTTCTTACTGACCTCTTTGAAGGTGAGATTCGAACCAAATGCAGTTGTAGGAATTCTCCTTGA